One region of Drosophila kikkawai strain 14028-0561.14 chromosome 2R, DkikHiC1v2, whole genome shotgun sequence genomic DNA includes:
- the Sin3A gene encoding paired amphipathic helix protein Sin3a isoform X3 → MMKRTRVDEVQFGTRPGPPVPGGVGVGVGVGVGVGVVGVTGGGPPTGSGGNTTNVGVNTAGVTIGTVLPGAHSATISGIGSIHHRILTPQHGGAQTIAYLPSTTPTATNLKTTSAIVDSSSNTGAGGGPVVAGAQVTVGGVGGAGGVVVSTGSTGTQTLQYTTSYSVASIQAGGTLKASTADGANTVQIHVTGAGAGATNPANAQTVSSSSQTGPIRQRTISGTQTVASAVGNLATMAQQQQTVQQASLVTVPTPPSSVSANSVAGGASTPPQGQSGSATPRLKVEDALSYLDQVKYQYADQPQIYNNFLDIMKEFKSHCIDTPGVIERVSTLFKGHTELIYGFNMFLPPGYKIEIHSDALGCSVPVVSMPSPPGAPSSTGTVHMLTGSSPMAGASGHVAIKTASNAATLTPTTGAGAVAAAAVAQIQSGAVNLMTHGGASLTQTTIHALQQHATPPQSQSPSGGHVHVSVTNSPAPAAVVPPISVSAHNMPQNYSRDRERATITPTGQVAVSAAPATANSAAAAASIVVGGPPTPNSLSELSPHGGGGGGGGAGAAQHNLHHIQQAHQSILLGETGQQNQPVEFNHAITYVNKIKNRFQNQPAKYKKFLEILHAYQKEQKVMKEGSLNQGKMLTEQEVYTQVAKLFGQDEDLLREFGQFLPDATNHQSGQYMSKSAASAVHNDHGKQRPTATLSGGAHITMSSASPAPSGSPLHLGGGATNLPQIDNSAHAAAIGNLSAVNTSVSIKTYNNNQQQQQNHVIGSGLNATSRNDMLYEKDYHHTGLQQQQAHQRGAGVGGHHHHLVGGTPAGANLGRPGAGASVMVAYEKDHHRNNHHVQKYVGHAPNQNLSHGGHNAKKSPSYGITSVIGSMPPHLSDNSLDRSSPGISYATPPLPVGQQQHNSASATRRQGGDDGLAGHYASGAPPAKRPKPYCRDVSFSEASSKCTISDAAFFDKVRKALRSPEVYDNFLRCLTLFNQEIVSKTELLGLVSPFLMKFPDLLRWFTDFLGPPVGGQAGLIDGMPLAATQRSQGGGGSSNSSSHDRGHQSAAEYVQDVDLSSCKRLGASYCALPQSTVPKKCSGRTALCREVLNDKWVSFPTWASEDSTFVTSRKTQFEETIYRNIHRTEDERFELDLVIEVNSATIRVLENVQKRMSRMSTEELAKFHLDDHLGGTSQTIHQRAIHRIYGDKSGEIIQGMKKNPSVAVPIVLKRLKVKEEEWREAQKTFNRQWREQNEKYYLKSLDHQAINFKPNDMKALRSKSLFNEIETLYDERHDQEDDAMEPAGPHLVLSYKDKTILDDAANLLIHHVKRQTGIQKQEKQKIKQIIRQFVPDLFFAPRQPLSDDERDDDDNTKMEVDTPTTSSPLSRTESSSTATRNAKGEGNSPARSNASSTSGTPAGIKKETDDTKASSSGTATTGTSSSATSVDDATPSTSTAAAAAAAAAASSSSASSASEAKAKEEPLSAHREDGAGSSTSGGAQEPAAAATSGDVEIKLENPTDFVHPKLLPPHAQGQHDDESYSLFFANNNWYLFLRLHAILCERLHVMYERARLLAIEEERCRVNRRESTATALRLKPKPDIQVEDYYPTFLDMLKNVLDGNMDSNTFEDTMREMFGIYAYISFTLDKVVSNAVRQLQYCVTERAALDCVELYGSEQRRGSTGGLCRDAHKTFDREMSYQRKAESILNDENCFKVYIYKIDCRVTIELLDSEPEEVEKPTALKAQKFSKYVERLANPALGSGGGNSGGGGGNSAGSSTALGNDNIAESSDIKTEEEEEDNAELGHRGCGIGGGVRKARFLLRNKRRSQLHEEQVRQLFEQKRNRTELATTTTVQANDSGETISSSSGSGNSAAGSNNNNNNNNNINNNSWSGGKRLPERLGAPQVGLAEQYAFNDRDEISTNPSNGRCFVTSKNLKLLKYDAVRRAKKSHYRVTQAKYSHFQTFVNKWLQQHVSEQLQQNCIDWLLGKTPDQINASGWGAASKTKTVPQKDTTKTPYRIYNRYKVVHSSSASGLMSGGTAATATNNTTTPGATTPVANAALASSAVSSSSSSGHTIVNSSSSGSILSADSTTTPTNATPQQQQQQHCNSAAAAASATTNNAEALQQVRPMES, encoded by the exons ATGATGAAACGCACCCGTGTCGACGAGGTGCAGTTCGGCACACGACCCGGTCCCCCGGTTCCCGGAGGAGTAGGAGTCGGTgttggagttggtgtcggtgtGGGAGTCGTCGGCGTGACCGGTGGAGGACCACCGACCGGCAGCGGTGGCAATACAACCAATGTCGGTGTTAATACAGCGGGTGTGACCATAGGAACGGTGTTGCCCGGAGCCCACAGCGCAACTATCAGTGGCATTGGTTCCATTCACCATCGCATCCTCACTCCACAACATGGGGGAGCCCAGACTATTGCTTATTTGCCGTCCACCACACCGACGGCCACCAACCTAAAGACCACAAGTGCGATTgtggacagcagcagcaatactGGAGCTGGAGGCGGACCTGTGGTAGCCGGTGCCCAGGTGACTGTGGGAGGAGTTGGTGGAGCCGGAGGCGTTGTCGTTTCCACGGGCAGCACAGGCACCCAAACATTGCAGTATACCACCT CGTATAGCGTGGCCTCCATTCAGGCGGGTGGAACTCTCAAGGCCAGCACAGCGGATGGCGCCAACACAGTACAGATCCATGTAActggagccggagcaggagccaCAAATCCTGCCAACGCACAGACCGTCTCCAGCAGCTCACAAACGGGCCCAATCCGTCAGCGCACAATCAGCGGCACACAGACGGTGGCCAGTGCCGTTGGCAATCTGGCCACGATggcccaacagcagcagaccGTTCAGCAAGCGTCGCTGGTTACCGTACCAACGCCACCATCGTCTGTGTCGGCCAACAGCGTTGCCGGGGGTGCAAGTACACCACCGCAAGGACAATCGGGCAGCGCCACTCCACGTTTGAAGGTGGAAGATGCTCTCAGTTATCTGGACCAGGTGAAGTATCAGTATGCGGACCAGCCGCAGATCTACAACAACTTCCTCGACATCATGAAGGAGTTCAAGTCGCACTGCATCGACACGCCTGGCGTTATAGAGCGTGTCTCTACGCTTTTTAAGGGGCATACGGAGCTGATCTATGGCTTCAACATGTTCCTTCCGCCGGGCTACAAAATTGAAATACATTCGGATGCCCTTGGCTGTTCAGTGCCCGTGGTTTCGATGCCCTCACCACCGGGAGCACCCTCGAGCACGGGAACGGTGCACATGCTCACCGGAAGCAGTCCGATGGCAGGTGCCTCCGGACATGTCGCCATAAAGACAGCGTCTAATGCAGCAACTCTTACACCGACCACGGGAGCTGGCGCTGTGGCCGCAGCAGCCGTGGCGCAGATCCAGTCTGGAGCTGTGAATCTGATGACCCATGGTGGAGCGTCGCTCACCCAGACCACAATACATGCCCTGCAGCAGCATGCAACGCCACCGCAGTCGCAGTCCCCAAGCGGCGGTCATGTTCACGTGAGTGTCACCAACTCGCCGGCACCAGCTGCTGTTGTGCCCCCCATCTCTGTATCGGCGCACAATATGCCGCAAAATTACTCAAGGGATCGTGAAAGGGCGACCATCACGCCTACGGGTCAGGTGGCAGTTTCGGCGGCACCGGCCACCGCAAATtcagccgctgccgccgctagTATTGTGGTGGGCGGACCACCGACGCCAAATTCCCTGAGCGAACTTAGTCCTCACGGCGGCGGGGGCGGCGGAGGTGGAGCCGGAGCGGCCCAGCACAATCTGCATCACATCCAGCAGGCGCACCAATCGATTCTCCTGGGCGAAACGGGACAGCAGAATCAGCCGGTGGAGTTCAATCACGCCATAACCTATGTAAATAAGATCAAG AACCGTTTCCAGAACCAACCGGCCAAGTACAAGAAATTCCTGGAGATCCTGCATGCCTATCAAAAGGAGCAGAAGGTTATGAAGGAGGGCAGTCTGAACCAGGGCAAAATGCTCACCGAGCAGGAAGTGTACACGCAAGTGGCCAAGCTCTTTGGCCAGGATGAGGATTTGCTAAGGGAATTCGGCCAGTTTTTGCCAGATGCCACCAATCATCAGTCCGGACAGTACATGTCCAAGTCGGCGGCATCAGCAGTGCACAATGATCATGGAAAGCAGCGGCCGACTGCCACATTGAGCGGCGGAGCACACATTACAATGTCATCCGCATCGCCAGCGCCCAGTGGTTCCCCTCTCCATTTGGGTGGCGGCGCTACAAATCTACCGCAGATCGACAATAGTGCTCATGCAGCGGCCATTGGCAATCTGTCGGCGGTCAACACCAGCGTCAGCATCAAGACGTACAACAacaatcagcagcagcaacagaatcATGTAATTGGCTCGGGCCTGAATGCAACGTCCAGGAACGATATGCTCTACGAGAAGGACTATCATCACACGggtctgcagcagcagcaggcacacCAGCGAGGCGCCGGCGTGGGAGGTCACCATCATCATCTGGTTGGCGGAACTCCGGCGGGCGCAAACCTAGGACGACCGGGTGCGGGAGCCAGTGTCATGGTTGCCTACGAGAAGGATCATCATCGCAACAATCATCATGTCCAGAAGTATGTGGGCCATGCTCCCAATCAGAATCTGTCGCATGGCGGCCACAATGCCAAGAAGTCGCCCAGTTATGGCATCACCTCGGTAATTGGTTCCATGCCGCCGCACCTGTCGGACAATTCCCTTGATCGCAGTTCGCCGGGCATAAGCTACGCCACGCCGCCGTTGCCCGTTGGCCAACAGCAACATAATTCCGCCTCGGCAACGAGAAGGCAAGGCGGCGACGACGGCCTGGCCGGACACTACGCCAGCGGAGCACCGCCTGCCAAGCGACCGAAGCCTTATTGCCGGGACGTCAGCTTCTCGGAGGCATCCAGCAAGTGCACCATCTCCGATGCCGCTTTCTTTGACAAGGTGCGGAAGGCACTGAGGAGTCCCGAGGTCTACGACAATTTCTTGCGATGCCTGACGCTGTTCAACCAAGAAATCGTATCCAAAACGGAACTGCTGGGCCTTGTCTCGCCATTCCTCATGAAGTTCCCGGACCTTTTGCGATGGTTCACCGACTTTTTGGGACCGCCTGTTGGTGGTCAGGCGGGTTTAATTGACGGCATGCCCCTGGCCGCCACTCAAAGATCCCAGGGCGGTGGCGGTAGCAGCAATAGCAGCTCGCATGATCGAGGCCACCAGAGTGCCGCTGAGTACGTCCAGGATGTGGATTTATCATCGTGTAAGCGACTGGGCGCCTCCTATTGCGCCCTGCCGCAGTCTACGGTGCCGAAGAAGTGCAGCGGTCGGACGGCGCTCTGTCGGGAGGTGCTCAACGACAAGTGGGTCTCCTTCCCTACGTGGGCCAGCGAGGATTCCACGTTTGTGACGTCGCGGAAGACGCAGTTTGAGGAAACGATATATAG GAATATTCACAGAACGGAGGACGAGCGCTTCGAGTTGGATCTGGTCATTGAGGTGAACAGCGCCACCATTCGCGTGCTGGAGAATGTGCAAAAGAGGATGTCCCGCATGTCCACCGAAGAGCTGGCCAAGTTTCATCTGGACGACCATCTGGGTGGCACATCTCAAACGATACACCAGCGGGCGATTCATCGCATCTATGGCGACAAGTCGGGCGAGATAATCCAGGGCATGAAGAAGAACCCCTCCGTGGCAGTGCCCATTGTGTTGAAGCGGCTAAAAGtcaaggaggaggagtggcGGGAAGCGCAAAAG ACCTTTAACCGGCAATGGCGGGAACAGAACGAGAAGTATTACCTCAAATCTCTCGATCACCAAGCCATCAACTTCAAGCCCAACGACATGAAGGCCCTGCGCTCCAAGAGTCTGTTCAACGAGATCGAAACGCTGTACGATGAACGGCACGATCAGGAGGACGATGCCATGGAGCCGGCGGGACCGCATCTGGTGCTGTCCTACAAAGACAAGACAATACTGGACGATGCCGCTAATCTGTTGATTCATCATGTCAAGCGACAGACGGGAATCCAGAAGCAGGAGAAACAGAAGATCAAGCAGATCATCCGACAATTTGTGCCTGATCTCTTCTTTGCGCCGCGGCAGCCGCTGAGCGACGATGAGCGGGATGACG ATGACAATACGAAAATGGAGGTGGACACACCCACTACCAGCTCGCCCCTTAGTCGCACAGAGTCGTCGTCGACGGCGACACGGAATGCCAAGGGCGAAGGCAACTCTCCGGCGCGCAGCAATGCTAGCAGCACTAGTGGCACGCCGGCGGGGATTAAGAAAGAGACTGACGACACCAAGGCATCATCAAGTGGGACGGCGACGACCGGAACATCAAGTTCGGCGACGTCCGTGGACGATGCGACCCCATCGACGTCcacagcggcggcagcagcagcagcagcggcggcgtcgTCGTCTTCAGCGTCCTCCGCTTCCGAGGCAAAGGCCAAGGAAGAACCCCTTTCCGCCCATAGAGAAGATGGAGCTGGTAGCAGCACCAGTGGAGGAGCTCaagagccagcagcagcagcgactaGCGGCGATGTGGAAATTAAGCTGGAGAATCCGACAGACTTTGTTCATCCCAAGCTGTTGCCCCCGCATGCACAAGGCCAGCACGAT GATGAATCATACTCGCTCTTCTTTGCCAACAACAACTGGTATCTGTTCCTGCGGCTACATGCGATCCTCTGCGAACGCCTGCACGTGATGTACGAGCGGGCACGCCTGCTAGCCATCGAGGAGGAGCGTTGCCGGGTGAACCGAAGGGAGAGTACAGCCACAGCGCTAAGGCTGAAGCCTAAGCCGGACATCCAAGTGGAGGACTACTATCCCACCTTCCTCGACATGCTGAAGAACGTACTGGATGGCAATATGGACTCTAATACATTCGAGGATACCATGCGGGAAATGTTCGGCATCTATGCGTACATCTCTTTCACGCTGGACAAG GTTGTATCGAATGCCGTTCGCCAGCTGCAATACTGTGTGACAGAGCGGGCCGCCCTGGATTGTGTGGAGCTGTATGGATCTGAGCAACGCCGTGGCAGCACCGGTGGACTCTGCCGCGATGCGCACAAGACCTTCGATCGGGAGATGTCGTATCAGCGCAAGGCGGAAAGCATTCTCAACGATGAGAACTGCTTCAAGGTGTACATT TACAAAATCGATTGTCGCGTAACCATCGAGCTGCTCGACTCTGAGCCCGAGGAAGTGGAAAAACCGACTGCTTTAAAGGCCCAAAAGTTTAGCAAATATGTGGAACGATTGGCAAACCCTGCTCTAGGCAGCGGAGGAGGAAatagtggcggcggcggcgggaaCAGTGCTGGCTCGAGTACGGCGCTAGGCAACGACAATATTGCGGAATCCTCTGATATCAaaacggaggaggaggaggaagataATGCCGAG CTGGGGCACAGGGGATGCGGAATCGGTGGAGGAGTTCGCAAGGCGCGCTTTTTGCTGCGCAACAAGCGCCGGTCGCAGCTGCACGAGGAGCAAGTGCGTCAGTTGTTTGAGCAGAAGCGGAATCGCACAGAGCTGGCAACAACGACTACAGTCCAGGCAAATGACTCGGGCGAAACTAtttccagcagcagcgggagcGGCAACTCGGCAgccggcagcaataataacaataacaacaacaataatattaacaacaacagctggaGCGGCGGCAAGCGGTTGCCCGAGAGACTCGGCGCCCCACAGGTGGGCCTGGCCGAGCAGTATGCCTTTAATGATCGCGACGAGATCAGCACAAACCCCAGCAACGGGCGTTGCTTTGTGACCAGCAAGAATCTCAAGCTACTCAAGTACGATGCAGTGCGTCGTGCCAAGAAG AGTCACTACCGCGTCACCCAGGCCAAGTACTCGCACTTCCAGACCTTTGTCAACAAGTGGCTGCAGCAGCACGTTAGCGAGCAGCTGCAACAGAACTGCATTGACTGGCTGCTGGGCAAGACTCCGGATCAGATCAACGCCAGCGGCTGGGGAGCGGCCAGCAAGACAAAGACAGTGCCGCAGAAGGATACCACAAAGACGCCGTATCGCATCTACAATCGGTACAAGGTGGTGCATAGCAGCTCGGCCAGCGGACTGATGAGTGGCggaacagcagcaacagcgacCAACAACACCACAACGCCGGGTGCGACGACGCCGGTGGCCAATGCTGCACTGGCATCCTCAGCGGTGTCCTCAAGCTCGAGCTCGGGGCATACCATTgtaaacagcagcagcagcggcagcatttTGAGCGCAGACTCAACGACCACCCCGACCAATGCAacgccccagcagcagcagcagcaacattgcaATAGTGCGGCAGCTGCAGCATCGGCAACCACAAATAATGCAGAGGCACTGCAACAGGTGCGACCCATGGAGAGCTAA